From the genome of Natrinema marinum:
CTGGCCGCTCCCGAGGTACTCGACCCACCACTGCTGGTGCGCGCCGCCGTTCCACGACCACTGAGTGACGTTCGCGCCGTCGCTCGTCGCGGCCTCGTAGACCTCAAGGACCTTCCCCGAGGCCGCGTTCTCGATTCGGTAGACGCCGTCAGAAACGGGGCCGGTATCGCCGCTGTGGGGCATGCGGCTCTGGTAACTGGGCGTGCCGTCGCCGGCGACGACCGGCCAGCCGTTCTCCCACTCGATGCGGTCGGTCATGAGGATGCGGTTCCACGTGCCGTCGACGAACTCCGGCTCCTGATCGTCGTAGGCGTGGTAGAGCATCCACCAGTCGCCGGCGTCGTCCCGAATCGCGGTGTTGTGGCCGGGAGCCGTGAACCGCCCGTTGCCCGAGAGGACCGCGACGCCGCTGTTGTGTTCGTTGAGATCGCGAAGATCCGTCCCGTTCTGGTTGTAGTACGGACCGGTGAACGACGTCGAGCGGCCGACTTCGACCGAATACGTGCTGTCGTACCCCTCACAGCAGTACCCCGTGGAGTAGAACAGGTAGTAGTAGCCGTCACGCTCGAGGAGGAACGGGGCCTCCCGATGGTCGCCCGCGAGCTGGAACGTCGTTCCGGGGACGTAGTCGGTTCCGTCGGCCGTCAGTTCGACGCCGTAGAGCCCGTACCAGCTCCCCCACACGATGTACGGCGTGCCGTCGACGACGCGGAACTCCGAGTCGATGGCGTTGGTCATCCCGAGATCGCTCTCGCGGAAGACCGGCCCCTGATCCGTGAACGGTCCCTCCGGGGAGTCGGCCGTCGCCAGCCCGATACCGGGATCGTTGTTGCTGCCCCAGACGGAGTACGAGTAGTACAGGTAGTACTGTCCGTTGTAGTAGTTGATGTCGGGGGCCCACAGCGACGCGTCGTCGCTGCGCCAGTCGGGATAGCTCTCGAAGGCCTCGCCGACGTAGGTCCAGTCGACGAGATCGCTCGAGCGGAGGATCGGCACCATCTCTTCTTCGGACTCCGAATCCTTCTCCATGTTGGAGGCGTACGCGTAGTACGTCCCGTCGCCGGTTCGGATGACGGTCGGATCGGGAAAGACGCGATCCGGATAGGTCGAGTTGTGGTAATGCGTCCCGCTCTCGTCGGCCGCGGCGGTCCCGGTCGAGCCGACTGCGGCGGCGACGGCGATCGAACCGGTACCGATCGTTTTGAGAACGTCGCGTCTGCTACGACCATTGCTATCGAATAGCATGCGTACTGCTAGTCAATAGATCGTACAATA
Proteins encoded in this window:
- a CDS encoding family 43 glycosylhydrolase, whose amino-acid sequence is MLFDSNGRSRRDVLKTIGTGSIAVAAAVGSTGTAAADESGTHYHNSTYPDRVFPDPTVIRTGDGTYYAYASNMEKDSESEEEMVPILRSSDLVDWTYVGEAFESYPDWRSDDASLWAPDINYYNGQYYLYYSYSVWGSNNDPGIGLATADSPEGPFTDQGPVFRESDLGMTNAIDSEFRVVDGTPYIVWGSWYGLYGVELTADGTDYVPGTTFQLAGDHREAPFLLERDGYYYLFYSTGYCCEGYDSTYSVEVGRSTSFTGPYYNQNGTDLRDLNEHNSGVAVLSGNGRFTAPGHNTAIRDDAGDWWMLYHAYDDQEPEFVDGTWNRILMTDRIEWENGWPVVAGDGTPSYQSRMPHSGDTGPVSDGVYRIENAASGKVLEVYEAATSDGANVTQWSWNGGAHQQWWVEYLGSGQYRLINENSGAAVDVPDGSTADGQSVHQWSWWGGAMQRWTLEDNGDGTFTIANVNSGLVLDAQGTADGADVVQANAERPRESAVDPRAAVIGRFRRERRRTTAVDPPIRIRRPARRPSRRPRG